The Nocardioides sp. S-1144 genome includes a region encoding these proteins:
- a CDS encoding ABC transporter permease yields MSTVADHALFGLGLLVLCGSTLALARWARLDLGWFPLWALVRATVQLSAIALILSGVLAAPATVAAFLVLMVSTASLTAAGRLKGLRHGRRVAVLGVVVGSAVTLALVLALGLVDLEARYVVAVAGIVIGNTMSAATLTGRHFLHDTRQRRDEVEAWFALGASPSQAHDEIGRTAVREALLPNLDQTKSTGLVTLPGAFVGALFGGADPVEAAQFQLVVLAGLGLAMTTTGVIVARLAGRTPYLPEQDG; encoded by the coding sequence ATGAGCACCGTCGCCGACCACGCCCTCTTCGGGCTCGGCCTGCTGGTGCTGTGCGGCTCCACCCTGGCCCTGGCGCGGTGGGCCCGCCTCGACCTGGGGTGGTTCCCCCTCTGGGCGCTGGTGCGTGCGACGGTCCAGCTGAGCGCGATCGCCCTCATCCTGAGCGGGGTGCTCGCCGCCCCGGCGACGGTGGCGGCGTTCCTCGTCCTCATGGTCTCCACCGCCTCGCTCACCGCCGCCGGTCGCCTCAAGGGGTTGCGGCACGGACGCCGGGTCGCCGTGCTCGGGGTCGTCGTCGGCTCGGCGGTCACCCTGGCGCTGGTGCTGGCGCTGGGCCTGGTCGACCTCGAGGCCCGCTACGTGGTCGCGGTCGCCGGCATCGTGATCGGCAACACCATGAGCGCCGCGACGCTCACCGGCCGGCACTTCCTCCACGACACCCGTCAGCGACGCGACGAGGTCGAGGCCTGGTTCGCGCTCGGCGCGAGCCCCAGCCAGGCCCACGACGAGATCGGACGCACCGCCGTGCGGGAGGCGCTGCTGCCCAACCTCGACCAGACGAAGTCCACCGGCCTGGTCACGCTGCCCGGGGCGTTCGTGGGTGCTCTCTTCGGCGGCGCCGACCCCGTGGAGGCGGCCCAGTTCCAGCTCGTCGTCCTGGCCGGGCTCGGCCTGGCGATGACCACGACCGGCGTCATCGTCGCGCGGCTGGCCGGCCGGACGCCGTACCTGCCCGAGCAGGACGGCTGA
- a CDS encoding sulfate/molybdate ABC transporter ATP-binding protein translates to MSLEVSARVAERGVDLAFSVGTGETVAILGPNGAGKSTVLSVLAGLLRPDEGRVVLDGRPLTDVGAGRARVDVAPHRRGVALLAQEPLLFPHLSALDNVAFGPRSSGASRSESREQAAGWLDRVGVGHLGERRPSRLSGGQAQRVAVARALAARPHLLLLDEPMAALDVDVRPALRHTLREVLAERTTVLVTHDVLDALLLADRVVVVEDGAVVEDGASADVLARPRSAFAARLAGLNLLAGRWDDGAVRLDAGAVVQGRVVGPAPAPGDSVLAVFRPTAVSIYREPPHGSPRNVLDATVSHVEPRGDLIRIRSDLVSADVTAQAAAELALVPGDRVAFSVKATEVSVYVH, encoded by the coding sequence GTGAGCCTCGAGGTGTCGGCCCGGGTCGCCGAGCGCGGCGTCGACCTGGCCTTCTCGGTGGGGACGGGCGAGACCGTGGCGATCCTCGGTCCCAACGGCGCGGGCAAGTCGACGGTGCTCTCGGTCCTCGCCGGGCTGCTGCGCCCGGACGAGGGGCGGGTCGTGCTCGACGGACGACCGCTCACCGACGTCGGGGCCGGCCGGGCCCGGGTCGACGTCGCGCCGCACCGCCGGGGCGTCGCGCTGCTGGCCCAGGAGCCACTCCTCTTCCCCCACCTGAGCGCGCTCGACAACGTGGCCTTCGGACCGCGGAGCTCCGGCGCCTCCCGCAGCGAGTCCCGCGAGCAGGCCGCCGGCTGGCTGGATCGGGTCGGGGTCGGTCACCTCGGCGAGCGGCGGCCGAGCCGGCTGTCGGGCGGCCAGGCGCAACGGGTCGCCGTCGCCCGGGCCCTGGCCGCCCGCCCGCACCTCCTCCTGCTCGACGAGCCGATGGCCGCGCTCGACGTCGACGTCCGGCCCGCGCTGCGGCACACCCTGCGCGAGGTGCTGGCCGAGCGGACCACCGTCCTGGTCACCCACGACGTCCTCGACGCCCTGCTGCTGGCCGACCGGGTCGTCGTGGTCGAGGACGGTGCGGTGGTCGAGGACGGCGCCAGCGCCGACGTGCTCGCCCGACCGCGCAGCGCTTTCGCGGCCCGGCTCGCCGGGCTCAACCTGCTCGCCGGCCGCTGGGACGACGGCGCCGTGCGCCTCGACGCCGGCGCGGTCGTGCAGGGCCGCGTCGTGGGACCGGCCCCGGCCCCGGGTGACTCCGTGCTCGCGGTGTTCCGGCCCACCGCGGTGTCGATCTACCGCGAGCCGCCGCACGGGAGCCCGCGCAACGTGCTCGACGCGACCGTGAGCCACGTCGAGCCGCGCGGCGACCTGATCCGGATCCGCTCCGACCTGGTCAGCGCCGACGTCACCGCGCAGGCGGCCGCCGAGCTGGCGCTGGTCCCGGGCGACCGGGTCGCGTTCAGCGTCAAGGCGACCGAGGTCTCGGTCTACGTGCACTGA
- a CDS encoding TOBE domain-containing protein has translation MTTYRVSEAAGLLGVSDDTLRRWIDAGRVVADTSTGRAEIAGADLAALAVSLADDPDRESTRAAHVSARNRLAGIVVAVKKDVVMAQVDMVCGPYRLVSLMSAEAADELGLEPGSRVVASVKSTNVVVETP, from the coding sequence ATGACGACGTACCGCGTCTCCGAGGCCGCCGGCCTGCTCGGCGTCAGCGACGACACCCTGCGCCGCTGGATCGACGCCGGCCGGGTCGTCGCCGACACCTCGACCGGCCGCGCCGAGATCGCCGGGGCCGACCTGGCGGCCCTGGCCGTCTCGCTGGCCGACGACCCCGACCGTGAGAGCACGCGGGCCGCGCACGTCAGCGCGCGCAACCGGCTCGCGGGCATCGTCGTCGCGGTCAAGAAGGACGTCGTGATGGCGCAGGTCGACATGGTCTGCGGGCCCTACCGCCTGGTGTCGCTGATGAGCGCCGAGGCCGCCGACGAGCTCGGGCTCGAGCCGGGCTCCCGGGTCGTCGCGTCGGTGAAGTCCACCAACGTCGTGGTCGAGACCCCCTGA
- a CDS encoding amidohydrolase family protein, giving the protein MTRVDCHQHVWPAALVDGLRRRTRAPHLAGDVLHLAGEPPYVVDPAVLTPSVRDDVDLALVSLSSPLGIETLPPEEAAPLLDAWHGLAADLGAGHGLWAAVNLVEPDLVDLRATLAGDQVHGLQVPATALLDPAGLERLAPVLAVVEDAGLPVLVHPGPAPTPPGAAGAGDVPGWWPALTSYPAQQASAWFAWHLAGRALLPDLRIAFVALAGLAPLHHERLVARGGTFGAVDRHVYYETSSYGPRAIDAMVRVVGVDAVVHGSDLPYAAPSSTTGPGMGEALSHALLTANPHHLMNGGSR; this is encoded by the coding sequence ATGACCCGCGTCGACTGCCACCAGCACGTGTGGCCCGCCGCGCTGGTCGACGGGCTCCGCCGACGCACGCGGGCCCCCCACCTCGCCGGCGATGTGCTGCACCTGGCCGGCGAGCCGCCGTACGTCGTCGACCCGGCCGTGCTCACGCCGTCGGTGCGCGACGACGTCGACCTCGCGCTGGTGTCGCTGTCGAGCCCGCTCGGCATCGAGACCCTGCCGCCCGAGGAGGCGGCACCGCTGCTCGACGCCTGGCACGGGCTGGCCGCCGACCTCGGCGCCGGCCACGGCCTCTGGGCCGCGGTCAACCTCGTGGAGCCCGACCTCGTGGACCTGCGCGCCACCCTGGCGGGCGACCAGGTCCACGGCCTCCAGGTCCCGGCGACCGCCCTGCTCGACCCGGCCGGCCTCGAGCGGCTGGCGCCGGTCCTCGCCGTCGTCGAGGACGCCGGCCTGCCCGTCCTCGTGCACCCCGGCCCGGCGCCCACCCCGCCAGGAGCGGCCGGTGCGGGAGACGTACCGGGCTGGTGGCCGGCGCTCACGTCGTACCCCGCCCAGCAGGCGAGCGCCTGGTTCGCCTGGCACCTCGCGGGCCGCGCGCTCCTGCCCGACCTGCGGATCGCGTTCGTCGCGCTCGCCGGCCTCGCGCCGCTGCACCACGAGCGCCTCGTCGCCCGCGGCGGCACGTTCGGGGCGGTCGACCGGCACGTCTACTACGAGACCTCGTCCTACGGCCCGCGGGCCATCGACGCGATGGTCCGCGTCGTCGGCGTCGACGCCGTCGTGCACGGCTCCGACCTGCCGTACGCGGCCCCGTCGAGCACGACCGGCCCCGGCATGGGCGAGGCCCTCTCGCACGCGCTCCTCACCGCCAACCCGCACCACCTGATGAACGGAGGCTCCCGATGA
- a CDS encoding ABC transporter permease translates to MVTARARPTGLPGWVFVPAALGAVFVLLPLVAIVARVDWANFVPLITSDSSRAALWLSLRTSAVSTVLCVLLGVPMAVVLARTEFRGQGVLRSLVLLPLVLPPVVGGLALLYTFGRRGLLGETFSAWGIEIAFSSTAVVMAQTFVSMPFLVVSLEGALRTAGQRYEVVAATLGAGPSTVFRRVTLPLVLPGLLSGAVLAFARALGEFGATVTFAGSLQGTTQTLPSLIYQERVTDPDAAVALALVLVVVAVVVIGLARQGRGSTR, encoded by the coding sequence GTGGTGACGGCGCGCGCCCGCCCGACGGGTCTGCCCGGCTGGGTCTTCGTCCCCGCCGCCCTGGGTGCGGTCTTCGTGCTGCTGCCGCTGGTCGCGATCGTGGCGCGGGTCGACTGGGCCAACTTCGTCCCGCTCATCACCTCCGACTCGTCCCGGGCCGCGCTGTGGCTGAGCCTGCGGACGTCGGCGGTGAGCACCGTGCTGTGCGTGCTGCTCGGCGTGCCGATGGCCGTCGTCCTGGCGCGCACCGAGTTCCGCGGCCAGGGCGTGCTGCGCTCCCTGGTGCTGCTCCCGCTGGTGCTGCCGCCGGTGGTCGGTGGGCTGGCGCTGCTCTACACGTTCGGTCGCCGTGGCCTGCTCGGCGAGACGTTCAGCGCGTGGGGGATCGAGATCGCGTTCTCCTCGACCGCGGTCGTGATGGCGCAGACCTTCGTGTCGATGCCGTTCCTGGTCGTCAGCCTCGAGGGCGCGCTGCGGACGGCGGGTCAGCGGTACGAGGTCGTCGCGGCCACCCTCGGGGCCGGCCCGTCCACCGTCTTCCGGCGGGTCACGCTGCCGCTGGTGCTGCCGGGGCTGCTGTCCGGGGCGGTGCTCGCCTTCGCCCGGGCCCTCGGCGAGTTCGGTGCCACGGTCACCTTCGCCGGCAGTCTGCAGGGCACCACCCAGACCCTGCCCTCGCTGATCTACCAGGAGCGGGTGACCGACCCCGACGCCGCCGTCGCGCTCGCGCTGGTGCTGGTCGTGGTCGCCGTCGTGGTGATCGGGCTGGCCCGACAGGGACGGGGGAGCACCCGGTGA
- a CDS encoding M48 family metallopeptidase has translation MTTQPARQRATLTGISSRAWEHPADRGALVALRRLKGFDTVLKAVSGLVNERTTRLLLLGTAVRVDERQFPALHYLLRDAARVLDVEGPLPEMYVQANPTLNAVTIGLDKPVIVLNSALVDLLEEDELRFVVGHELGHALSGHAVYRTLLMRLINLTGVLGSVPLGGLGLRAIVAALYEWARKSELSADRAGLLATQDPAAAIRAHMQLASGGLMGDLDLSTFMAQGQEYLEAGDLRDSVLKLMLVEKTTHPFAVVRAAELRGWVDSGAYAGILGGDYARRDDDAGAKVSDAAKDAATSYSAAFESSQDALGKLVHDLAGAAGSMKLWLDERLRRGE, from the coding sequence GTGACGACCCAGCCGGCCCGCCAGCGGGCGACCCTGACCGGAATCAGCTCGCGTGCGTGGGAGCACCCGGCCGACCGCGGCGCCCTCGTGGCGCTGCGCCGGCTCAAGGGCTTCGACACCGTCCTCAAGGCGGTCTCGGGACTGGTCAACGAGCGCACGACCCGGCTCCTGCTGCTCGGCACGGCGGTCCGCGTCGACGAGCGCCAGTTCCCCGCGCTGCACTACCTGCTGCGCGACGCGGCCCGGGTCCTCGACGTCGAGGGCCCGCTCCCGGAGATGTACGTGCAGGCGAACCCGACCCTGAACGCGGTCACCATCGGTCTCGACAAGCCGGTGATCGTGCTCAACTCCGCGCTGGTCGACCTGCTGGAGGAGGACGAGCTGCGCTTCGTCGTCGGCCACGAGCTCGGCCACGCCCTCAGCGGTCACGCCGTCTACCGGACGCTCCTGATGCGACTGATCAACCTGACCGGCGTCCTCGGCTCCGTGCCGCTCGGCGGACTCGGCCTGCGCGCGATCGTGGCCGCCCTCTACGAGTGGGCCCGCAAGTCGGAGCTCTCGGCCGACCGTGCCGGGCTGCTCGCCACCCAGGACCCCGCCGCCGCGATCCGCGCCCACATGCAGCTGGCCAGCGGCGGACTGATGGGCGACCTCGACCTGTCGACGTTCATGGCGCAGGGCCAGGAGTACCTCGAGGCCGGCGACCTGCGCGACTCGGTGCTCAAGCTGATGCTGGTCGAGAAGACGACGCATCCCTTCGCCGTCGTCCGCGCCGCGGAGCTGCGCGGCTGGGTCGACTCCGGTGCCTACGCCGGCATCCTCGGCGGCGACTACGCCCGGCGCGACGACGACGCCGGCGCCAAGGTCAGCGACGCTGCGAAGGACGCGGCCACGTCGTACTCCGCCGCGTTCGAGTCCTCGCAGGACGCGCTCGGCAAGCTCGTCCACGACCTGGCCGGCGCCGCCGGCAGCATGAAGCTCTGGCTCGACGAGCGGCTGCGGCGCGGGGAGTAG
- the hutH gene encoding histidine ammonia-lyase, protein MTASSRPALDAVVVGTGPVSFADVVAVARGGAPVVIGEDALTAIDRARAVIEELAAGATPAYGVSTGFGALATRHIPTEMRAQLQRSLVRSHAAGSGPEVEREVTRALMLLRLSTLATGHTGVRRETAQLLAGLLTHGITPVVHEHGSLGCSGDLAPLSHCALALMGEGPVRDASGALVDAATALAAVGLEPVELAAKEGLALINGTDGMLGMLVLAIEDLRRLLRTADVAAAMSVEGQLGTDRVFAAELQALRPHPGQAASAANLVRLLADSGVVASHRGPDCNRVQDAYSLRCAPQVHGAARDTLEHAATVAGRELCAAVDNPVVLPDEGRVESNGNFHGAPVGYVLDFLAIAAADVASMSERRTDRFLDRNRSHGLPPFLADDPGVDSGHMIAQYTQAAIVSELKRLAVPASVDSIPSSAMQEDHVSMGWSAARKLRHSVDGLTRVVAVEVLTAARALDLRAPLVPSPATAAVVALLRSSGVAGPGPDRHLAPEIEAAVTLVASGAVVTAVEEVIGELQ, encoded by the coding sequence GTGACTGCCTCCTCGCGCCCCGCCCTCGACGCCGTCGTCGTCGGCACCGGTCCCGTCTCCTTCGCCGACGTCGTCGCGGTCGCCCGTGGCGGGGCCCCGGTCGTGATCGGGGAGGACGCGCTCACCGCGATCGACCGGGCGCGCGCGGTGATCGAGGAGCTGGCGGCCGGGGCGACCCCGGCCTACGGCGTCTCGACCGGGTTCGGGGCCCTCGCGACCCGTCACATCCCGACCGAGATGCGGGCGCAGCTGCAGCGTTCGCTGGTGCGGTCGCACGCGGCCGGCTCCGGGCCCGAGGTGGAGCGGGAGGTGACGCGGGCGCTCATGCTGCTGCGGCTCTCGACGCTGGCGACCGGCCACACCGGCGTCCGGCGGGAGACCGCGCAGCTGCTGGCCGGGCTGCTCACCCACGGCATCACGCCCGTGGTCCACGAGCACGGCTCGCTGGGCTGCTCGGGCGACCTCGCGCCGCTCTCGCACTGCGCGCTCGCGCTGATGGGCGAGGGGCCGGTGCGCGACGCGTCCGGTGCGCTGGTCGACGCCGCCACGGCGCTCGCCGCGGTCGGGCTCGAGCCCGTCGAGCTCGCCGCCAAGGAGGGCCTGGCGCTCATCAACGGCACCGACGGGATGCTCGGCATGCTGGTCCTGGCGATCGAGGACCTGCGCCGCCTGCTCCGCACCGCCGACGTCGCCGCGGCGATGTCGGTGGAGGGCCAGCTCGGCACCGACCGGGTCTTCGCGGCCGAGCTGCAGGCGCTGCGCCCGCACCCGGGCCAGGCGGCCTCGGCGGCCAACCTGGTGCGGCTGCTGGCCGACTCCGGGGTGGTCGCCTCGCACCGGGGGCCCGACTGCAACCGCGTCCAGGACGCCTACTCGCTGCGCTGCGCACCGCAGGTGCACGGCGCCGCGCGCGACACCCTCGAGCACGCCGCCACCGTCGCCGGCCGCGAGCTCTGCGCGGCCGTCGACAACCCCGTCGTGCTGCCCGACGAGGGGCGGGTGGAGTCGAACGGCAACTTCCACGGCGCGCCCGTCGGCTACGTGCTCGACTTCCTCGCGATCGCCGCGGCCGACGTCGCCTCGATGAGCGAGCGGCGCACCGACCGGTTCCTGGACCGCAACCGCAGCCACGGGCTGCCGCCGTTCCTCGCCGACGACCCGGGCGTCGACAGCGGCCACATGATCGCGCAGTACACGCAGGCGGCGATCGTGTCGGAGCTCAAGCGGCTCGCGGTGCCGGCGTCGGTGGACTCGATCCCGTCGAGCGCGATGCAGGAGGACCACGTGTCGATGGGGTGGTCGGCGGCGCGGAAGCTGCGCCACTCGGTCGACGGGCTGACCCGCGTCGTCGCGGTCGAGGTGCTCACCGCCGCCCGCGCGCTCGACCTGCGCGCCCCGCTCGTGCCGTCGCCGGCCACCGCCGCCGTCGTCGCCCTGCTCCGCTCGTCCGGCGTCGCGGGCCCCGGCCCCGACCGCCACCTGGCGCCCGAGATCGAGGCCGCGGTCACGCTGGTCGCGTCGGGCGCCGTCGTCACCGCCGTCGAAGAAGTGATCGGAGAGCTCCAGTGA
- the hutU gene encoding urocanate hydratase, translated as MTPSVNPANPRLPIRAVRGTDLTARSWQTEAPLRMLMNNLDPENAERPEDLVVYGGTGKAARDWPSYDALVRTLTTLGDDETMLVQSGRPVGVMRTHAWAPRVLIANSNLVGDWANWEEFRRLEDLGLTMYGQMTAGSWIYIGTQGILQGTFETFAAVADKRFGGTLAGTITLTAGLGGMGGAQPLAVTMNDGVAICVEVDQARITRRIEHRYLDEQADSVEDAVARAVAARDARRPLSIGLLGNAAEIFPLLLEMDAPIDVVTDQTSAHDPLSYLPVGVGVDDWADAADRDPAGFTKDAQASMAAHVRAMVEFQDKGAEVFDYGNSIRDEARKGGYDRAFEFPGFVPAYIRPLFCEGRGPFRWAALSGDPADIAATDRAILELFPAHESAQNERLHKWITMAGERVAFQGLPARICWLGYGERHLAGLRFNEMVASGELSAPVVIGRDHLDCGSVASPYRETEAMLDGSDAIADWAILNALVNTASGATWVSFHHGGGVGMGRSLHAGQVCVADGTELAAAKIERVLTNDPGMGVIRHVDAGYDRAVEVAVERDVRVPMREA; from the coding sequence GTGACCCCCTCGGTGAACCCGGCCAACCCCCGCCTGCCCATCCGCGCCGTGCGCGGCACCGACCTGACCGCGCGCTCGTGGCAGACCGAGGCGCCGCTGCGGATGCTGATGAACAACCTCGACCCCGAGAACGCCGAGCGTCCCGAGGACCTCGTCGTCTACGGCGGCACCGGCAAGGCCGCGCGCGACTGGCCCTCCTACGACGCGCTGGTCCGCACGCTCACGACGCTGGGCGACGACGAGACGATGCTGGTGCAGTCGGGTCGCCCGGTCGGCGTCATGCGCACCCACGCGTGGGCGCCGCGGGTGCTGATCGCGAACTCCAACCTCGTCGGCGACTGGGCGAACTGGGAGGAGTTCCGGCGCCTCGAGGACCTCGGCCTCACGATGTACGGCCAGATGACCGCCGGCTCCTGGATCTACATCGGCACGCAGGGGATCCTCCAGGGCACCTTCGAGACCTTCGCGGCGGTCGCCGACAAGCGGTTCGGCGGCACCCTGGCCGGCACCATCACGCTCACCGCCGGCCTCGGCGGGATGGGCGGCGCGCAGCCGCTCGCCGTCACGATGAACGACGGCGTGGCGATCTGCGTCGAGGTCGACCAGGCGCGGATCACCCGCCGCATCGAGCACCGCTACCTCGACGAGCAGGCCGACTCCGTCGAGGACGCCGTCGCCCGCGCCGTCGCCGCGCGCGACGCCAGGCGGCCGCTGTCGATCGGGCTGCTCGGCAACGCCGCCGAGATCTTCCCGCTGCTGCTCGAGATGGACGCCCCGATCGACGTCGTCACCGACCAGACGTCGGCGCACGACCCGCTCAGCTACCTCCCGGTCGGCGTCGGCGTCGACGACTGGGCCGACGCCGCCGACCGTGACCCGGCCGGCTTCACCAAGGACGCGCAGGCCTCGATGGCCGCCCACGTGCGGGCGATGGTGGAGTTCCAGGACAAGGGCGCCGAGGTCTTCGACTACGGCAACTCCATCCGTGACGAGGCCCGCAAGGGCGGCTACGACCGCGCCTTCGAGTTCCCCGGCTTCGTGCCGGCCTACATCCGGCCCCTGTTCTGCGAGGGCCGGGGGCCGTTCCGCTGGGCGGCGCTCTCGGGCGACCCGGCCGACATCGCCGCCACCGACCGGGCGATCCTCGAGCTCTTCCCCGCCCACGAGTCGGCGCAGAACGAGCGCCTGCACAAGTGGATCACCATGGCCGGCGAGCGGGTCGCCTTCCAGGGCCTGCCGGCCCGGATCTGCTGGCTCGGGTACGGCGAGCGCCACCTCGCCGGGCTGAGGTTCAACGAGATGGTCGCCTCCGGCGAGCTCTCGGCCCCCGTCGTGATCGGTCGCGACCACCTCGACTGCGGGTCGGTCGCCTCGCCGTACCGCGAGACCGAGGCGATGCTCGACGGCTCCGACGCGATCGCCGACTGGGCGATCCTCAACGCCCTGGTCAACACCGCCTCCGGCGCGACGTGGGTCTCCTTCCACCACGGCGGCGGCGTCGGCATGGGCCGCTCCCTGCACGCCGGCCAGGTCTGCGTCGCCGACGGGACGGAGCTGGCGGCGGCCAAGATCGAGCGCGTGCTCACCAACGACCCCGGCATGGGCGTCATCCGGCACGTCGACGCCGGCTACGACCGCGCCGTGGAGGTCGCGGTCGAACGTGACGTCCGGGTGCCGATGCGCGAGGCCTGA
- the modA gene encoding molybdate ABC transporter substrate-binding protein: MRRTALLAAAFLLAPALAACGGDDEGTTLNVYAAASLTATFEEVAEVFEQEHDGVDVELNFSGSSDLVTAIQEGADADVFASADLPNMDKITTDGLEAGDPVDFATNTLQIVVPPGNPAGVTGFADLAGADVKLVVCAPEVPCGAATQKVSENTGITLSPVSEEQSVTDVLGKVTSGEADAGLVYVTDVIAAGEAVEGIEFPEAAEVVNTYPIVVLADSEEGDLAQEFVDLVLGEAGQGVLGDAGFAPAP; the protein is encoded by the coding sequence ATGCGCCGTACCGCCCTGCTCGCCGCCGCGTTCCTGCTGGCGCCCGCTCTCGCCGCGTGCGGTGGGGACGACGAGGGCACGACCCTGAACGTCTATGCCGCCGCCTCGCTCACCGCGACGTTCGAGGAGGTGGCGGAGGTGTTCGAGCAGGAGCACGACGGCGTCGACGTCGAGCTGAACTTCTCGGGCTCCTCCGACCTGGTGACCGCGATCCAGGAGGGCGCGGACGCCGACGTCTTCGCCTCCGCCGACCTCCCCAACATGGACAAGATCACCACCGACGGGCTCGAGGCCGGCGACCCCGTCGACTTCGCCACCAACACGCTGCAGATCGTCGTCCCGCCCGGGAACCCGGCCGGGGTCACGGGTTTCGCCGACCTGGCGGGCGCCGACGTGAAGCTCGTCGTCTGCGCGCCCGAGGTGCCGTGCGGCGCCGCGACGCAGAAGGTCTCCGAGAACACCGGGATCACCCTCAGCCCGGTCAGCGAGGAGCAGTCGGTCACCGACGTCCTCGGCAAGGTGACCTCGGGCGAGGCTGACGCCGGTCTCGTCTACGTCACCGACGTGATCGCGGCCGGCGAGGCGGTCGAGGGCATCGAGTTCCCCGAGGCCGCCGAGGTCGTCAACACCTACCCGATCGTGGTGCTGGCCGACAGCGAGGAGGGCGACCTGGCCCAGGAGTTCGTCGACCTGGTGCTCGGCGAGGCCGGACAAGGCGTCCTCGGGGACGCCGGGTTCGCGCCTGCTCCATGA